tcttctccacatttgacatgatttctctgaatatctgtaaagaaataagtttcccCGCCTGCCGTCCTGCGCACATTGAGAGGCGGTTGTTACGCAACgtaagtgttttgctttcagagccgctgcgcagtgagagcggtgacagacgagagtagactcattttaaatcaataaatatgctttaatcagtgttttgcgtcactttatattgaatgctttagtcgtgagcagagttcaaagcgggataatagtgagcaggttcctatggtccctgctcactatacatcatctcttacgtgattgaaacatgacggatcctcatgttcttgtattatcgctctttggagaacgtaactttaagttaggctcatctgaattgcagccattcactgcaggatatttacaccagcgcactttctccacctcgttcaaacgtgccagctgtgggggcggagtcttcataccgttcagttgacagacttccgggtaggatgcactgatgtatcctcgctcatagctcctccgagagccctcctcgctcctcgatcctcgctcctcagagccgcaattttcgctttgggacggccggcaatatggcggaccagaagtacttccggttcgagcgaggatcgaggagcgaggaaacgacaattttgagaaatgagatccacccaaTACCTTACTCCCAACAGTAGCTATGCCTACAGGATCAATAGCTCACCCTCTCTGTCCATGTGCAAATACAGTCGCAGTTATTGTATTTATGATCAGCGAATCACATGCACAAATTGTACAAACGGCACTATCGGACAtgaaagggaaaggaaaagatTCGTCATATCATCGGTACTAACAAAAGCGAAGAATAGGTTTTGTTCACATATTATAAAAAGTTTAAATGATCCGTTGCAGCAGCCCAGTGTTTCGCTTTTCAGCATCATTATGCAGCCAGAGCACAAAGTTTTGTGCTGCCGCTTGTTTTGCCAAACTAATCCTGACAACAAATCCACCGAATCAGAGAGCTCCTGAAGGGTTCCTcctcacagcagctctgcaatTGGTCGGGTCGTTCCTAAGGAAGCACGTTTACGGCTGGTGGTGTGGCGCAAACATTTAGCAAGCTTGAAGGTTTTTTGTGTTGTCtaacaaaaaataacataaatagCCATTTGTCATGCTTCCACCTGTACCTGGATTATTATATATCTTATTTTTTACCATTCAGTTACGGTTTATTTTTGGGCTTGTGTGTTTGGAggctagctagctgttagcgGTGTCAAGTTGTCGACCACTAACGATAGAAGAAGAAACACGGAACTGTCAAACAGAGTAATTTTGACTCACAGCCTCACTCACAAACTAGTGTTCAGCCTCaggtttgaatgtgtgtgtttttatcctgTTTGTTCCAGTTAACACAATGGCGTCTGACAGCCACCACTGTGCGTGTTGCTCCcatcctgtctcctctcccagTGTTCACCAGACGATGAATGAAATGGATTTTGAACGAGGTTTGCGTTCATGTGGTGGCTGAGTTCAACCGTGGTTCTAATAGtgttttaaaatacagaaatattagTTTTCTATGAATaatttcaaaatgttcaaatgttttaGCTTCCTAGCTAAAATTCATTTTCCTTTCTGCTTTGACTGATGTTTCAGTGGAGTACACGAACTTGCTGTGTGTCATTCTTCTGTGCAGGTATCTGGTCTGCTGCAATGGATGGAGACCTGGAGAGGGTCTCGTCCTTGGTCCAGAAGGGCACAGACCCTAACCTGAGAGACTCAGCTGGATACACAGCTctggtgtgtgtgctgggacGATGTTTGGCTGTGCATGCTTTAGTGTCTGCTCTCATGTGTCCAACCTCCTGAgtcattttgctgtgttttgtcgCAGCACTATGCGAGTCGCAGTGGTCGTCAGGCCGTGTGCGAGTTTCTTCTTGAGAATGGTGCTTGTGCATCTCCCCGGACACCAGGTGGAGCCACACTCGATCGGCTTACTGTGGTCACCTGGATGTGGTTcgactgctgctgcaccacagagTGGACCCACTgctctgtgatgatgatggtgcatCACCTTTACATAAGGTACAGAACTGTCAGCAATAAGATCCTGAAAGCGTTCCAGAGAGACAGTTTGATACTGGTTTAATCTGTGCCCGTATTTGTTCTGTTGAATGCTCGAGCAGGCTGCAGAACAGGGTCATCAGGAGGTCTGTCAGCTGCTTCTGGAGCACCGTCCAGCACTCTGCAGCCAGGTGAACAAGAGGCTCCAGCTCCCTTACCAGCTGGCACCACAGGGAGATCTGCAGGAGCTCTTAAAACCACCACGGTGACGACAGACACACCGCATCTGGACATGAGTTACTGCAGGCAAATAATatgagctgaaaacacagtaGGCGAGGTCCACGTTAACCAAGATGTCactcatttcacttcatttgactGGTTTTGTCTGAAGTGAACACCATCAAAGAGCCACTGGATGAACAGGACGTTATTTTCTGCCTTCATAC
The DNA window shown above is from Chelmon rostratus isolate fCheRos1 chromosome 5, fCheRos1.pri, whole genome shotgun sequence and carries:
- the LOC121606992 gene encoding LOW QUALITY PROTEIN: ankyrin repeat domain-containing protein 39-like (The sequence of the model RefSeq protein was modified relative to this genomic sequence to represent the inferred CDS: inserted 1 base in 1 codon); translated protein: MASDSHHCACCSHPVSSPSVHQTMNEMDFERGIWSAAMDGDLERVSSLVQKGTDPNLRDSAGYTALHYASRSGRQAVCEFLLENGACASPRTPGGATXRSAYCGHLDVVRLLLHHRVDPLLCDDDGASPLHKAAEQGHQEVCQLLLEHRPALCSQVNKRLQLPYQLAPQGDLQELLKPPR